In Nonomuraea sp. NBC_00507, the following are encoded in one genomic region:
- a CDS encoding class I SAM-dependent methyltransferase yields the protein MVGLLFGAIVLVALAVISFAVDILAAGVVFLFGGLYTVASAVSYLYTTRRGKFAVWAEELQRLGGDERLLDLGCGRGAVLLLAAERLDTGRATGVDLWPGSGGRGQSANGQSATRSNAVAEGVEDRVELVTGDLRDLPFGDDAFDVVVSSLAIHKIHDAEGRERIIREAHRVLRPGGLMLIADSRHAPAYESALRGLGVVDVRHRDAGWRFWHGGPWFRTDILEARKPS from the coding sequence ATGGTGGGTTTGCTTTTCGGCGCGATCGTGCTGGTCGCCCTGGCCGTGATCTCGTTCGCCGTGGACATCCTGGCGGCGGGCGTCGTGTTCCTGTTCGGCGGGCTCTACACCGTGGCCAGTGCGGTCAGTTACCTCTACACGACGCGGCGCGGCAAGTTCGCCGTCTGGGCCGAGGAGCTCCAGCGGCTGGGCGGCGATGAGCGGCTGCTCGATCTCGGCTGCGGGCGGGGCGCGGTGCTGCTCCTGGCGGCCGAGCGACTGGACACGGGCCGGGCGACGGGTGTCGATCTGTGGCCGGGCTCCGGTGGACGGGGCCAGTCCGCCAACGGGCAGTCGGCGACCAGGTCGAACGCCGTGGCCGAAGGCGTCGAGGACCGCGTCGAACTGGTCACGGGCGACCTGCGTGACCTGCCGTTCGGCGACGACGCCTTCGACGTGGTCGTGTCCAGCCTGGCCATCCACAAGATCCACGACGCGGAGGGGCGCGAGCGGATCATCCGCGAGGCGCACCGCGTGTTGCGGCCCGGCGGGCTGATGCTGATCGCCGACTCCCGGCACGCGCCCGCGTACGAGAGCGCGTTACGCGGGCTCGGCGTCGTGGACGTCCGTCACCGCGACGCCGGCTGGCGCTTCTGGCACGGCGGCCCGTGGTTCCGCACGGACATTCTCGAAGCTCGCAAACCTTCCTGA